The following coding sequences lie in one Schistosoma mansoni, WGS project CABG00000000 data, supercontig 0097, strain Puerto Rico, whole genome shotgun sequence genomic window:
- a CDS encoding membrane associated ring finger 1,8, putative: MKRMNDDVTGRSTGQTIRCIERSFTLTGKTFSHLSEQSQPQTPVSCPNRSPISCLNASVNGPTSAVETNKILTFRDIDHPTVGITSRKISQNTQSSSSSLTSLINTNRPPLSLLGILAAKRITRKFLSTLTDEKHQRRLSTFSRLSSYSPASYNLINYLPTFQLGPKEIFNISSIKPRIEQLLESRIESLPLLYERFKANRLCITLTNEIKAMLKAHGEERRYSTIYPIKNTLLIHHKDKQYTSPKINKLKCAPRSFNNDPDHQDDHNDEYVLNAPRPSLKFNEDNILFVKKENLSKFNEELLNENDLDPIHKEPISSTPFYKSTTKSLHKGSLFNLALIVVNNELVKPTKISHTYNPLSNETSLMIFRCRICLDENDHNNETESLLSPCRCKGTVGLVHRKCLEKWLLTSGKPNCELCGYAYIMTPSKRHSSQFSTLNQIRRFSNEIRSFRDWLRWERTRRHLIADIICMILLTPATYIGVYFCVIGAFGYAELNPYSWQVFGLWGLAVLLVLLLTIWMILAIRHHLGNYRSYQHHQQQMALAEANRLSALPRYRFSIQPRPRGSSVVLYTIHREQESSPLPKHETQVSMNSSIESLDINSLNNRGVESSCSNKYPNGNQKIVVSVELTTVPEVAEEMSTSNNKVSFDNIV; this comes from the exons ATGAAACGAATGAATGACGATGTGACAGGACGTTCAACTGGCCAAACGATTCGTTGCATTGAACGAAGTTTCACTCTAACAGGAAAAACGTTTTCACACC TCAGTGAACAATCTCAACCACAAACTCCAGTCAGTTGTCCAAATCGTTCACCAATATCCTGTCTCAATGCTTCAGTCAATGGTCCAACATCTGCTGtcgaaacaaataaaatattgactTTTCGTGACATCGATCATCCAACAGTTGGCATCACTAGTAGGAAGATTAGTCAAAATactcaatcatcatcatcttctctaacatcattgataaacactaATCGACCACCATTATCACTATTGGGTATTCTAGCTGCTAAACGGATCACACGGAAATTTCTATCGACATTGACTGATGAGAAACATCAAAGACGTTTGAGTACATTCAGTAGATTAT CTTCTTATAGTCCAGCATCATACAATCTAATCAATTATCTACCAACATTTCAATTAGGTCCAAAAGAAATattcaatataagtagtataaaacctAGAATAGAACAATTACTTGAATCACGTATTGAATCACTTCCATTATTATATGAACGTTTTAAAGCTAATCGTTTATGTATTACATTGACAAATGAAATTAAAGCAATGCTTAAAGCTCATGGTGAAGAAAG AAGATATTCAACCATCTATCCAATCAAGAATACATTATTAATTCATCATAAAGATAAACAATATACAAGtccaaaaatcaataaattgaagtGTGCTCCACGATCCTTCAACAATGATCCTGATCATCAAGATGATCATAATGATGAATATGTCTTAAATGCTCCAAGACCTTCATTAAAATTCAATGAAGACAATATATTATTTGTAAAGAAAGAGAATCTATCTAAATTCAATGAAGAGTTATTGAATGAAAATGATCTAGATCCAATTCATAAAGAACCAATTTCATCAACACCATTTTATAAATCTACTACAAAATCATTACATAAAGGATCTTTATTCAATTTAGCATTAATTG TTGTTAATAATGAACTTGTCAAACCAACTAAAATCTCTCATACCTATAATCCATTATCAAATGAGACAAGTTTAATGATATTTCGTTGTAGAATATGTTTAGATGAAAATGATCATAATAATGAAACAGAAAGTTTATTATCACCATGTCGATGTAAAGGTACCGTTGGTTTAGTACATAGAAAATGTCTTGAGAAATGGTTATTAACCTCAGGTAAACCTAATTGTGAACTATGTGGTTATGCTTATATCATGACACCATCGAAACGACATTCATCCCAATTCTCCACTCTGAATCAGATTAGACGTTTCAGCAATGAAATAAGAAGTTTTCGTGATTGGTTAAGATGGGAGAGAACACGAAGACATTTAATAGCTGATATTATATGTATGATATTACTTACACCAGCTACTTATATTGGTGTATATTTTTGTGTGATTGGTGCATTTGGTTATGCTGAATTGAATCCTTATTCATGGCAAGTGTTTGGTTTATGGGGATTAGCCGTGCTTTTAGTTCTATTATTGACTATATGGATGATATTAGCGATTCGACATCATTTAGGTAATTATCGTAgttatcaacatcatcaacaacagatgGCATTAGCTGAAGCCAATCGTTTATCTGCATTACCTAGATATCGATTTTCAATACAACCAAGACCACGTGGATCATCGGTTGTTTTATATACGATACATAGAGAACAAGAATCATCACCTTTGCCAAAACATGAAACACAAGTATCAATGAATTCAAGTATAGAAAGTTTAGAtataaattcattgaataatcGAGGAGTAGAATCATCATGTTCCAATAAGTATCCGAATGGAAATCAAAAGATAGTTGTTTCTGTTGAATTAACTACTGTCCCGGAAGTAGCTGAAGAAATGTCCACTTCAAATAATAAAGTATCTTTTGACAATATAGTTTGA